Within the Acinetobacter radioresistens DSM 6976 = NBRC 102413 = CIP 103788 genome, the region CTGATTTGCATAACAAATTTGCAGATGATATCCGTGATTTTCTTGCGACTAATGCTGGTAAAACAGTTATGGACTATCCTGGTCTCGCTGGTAATTTCCAAGAGAATCCAACGGTGAAGAAATTCTTGGCTGATAATCAGCCTGCTACTAAAAAAATTAATTCACCTGTTATGATTGTTCAGGGAACTGCTGATATGGCTGTACCATATCCTGTTACTAATACCTTACAAGAGGGACTTAAAAAAATGGGAACTGATGTGACATTTGTCCCTGTTAACGGAGCCGCTCATACTCAGGCGATTGTATGTAGAAATGCTGAAATTTATCAATTTGTACAATCTAAGATGCCAGCTAGAACCAATATAGTGCTTGATCCATCAGTAATAGATGCAAGTAAAAATGTTGAATGTACTGGAGTAGCTCAATAATTTCTTGTATTTAAAATAATCAAACTAAAAGGGTCTTAAAGAAGGCCCTTTTTTGTTATATTGGGTCAGTTTTAAATTATTTATCTTTAATATTTCTATGAATAAAGAAACGGTGCAATCGAAAGCTAAGTTATGGGTATTGATGGGACTGGGTTTATTGATTCCAATTTTTCTGGTCAGTATGGCTTATATTGCAGTAAACAGTGATGCCAAGAATCAGGAAAAGTACCGACAGCAACAAGCTGAACAACTGGCAAAAATCAAGGCACGTGAAGAAGCAGAAAAATTAAAGAAAGAATGAAATTTCAAGCAGAGTTATTAAATATATTCTCAAAAGCTTAAAGTATATCTTTTTGAAGCTGTCGAATAGTTGGAATTTCTGTATATCGTATAATCCTGTAGCCCGCTTCTTTGAGCATCGTATCCCGTTGCCGGTCTTCTTCTTCTTTATAAAGATGTGTAGGGTCATCAAGTTCAATTATGGCAATCACTTCAAACTGAGTGTTTAAAACGACAAAATCTGTAACTTTGCGATTAAATTTCTGACGGATTTTATAGTCATCGCTCGTAATGAGTGCACTAAATGCCACTTGAGCCAGTATATGCTGCTGTGGGAGAACCTCTTTAAGGCGAATAAACATGCGCTTCTCAAAGGCAGTAATGACCGGTTTAGCCAAAAACTGCTTTTTAGAAGTAAGGTACTGCTGAAGACTTAAATATACGAGTCCAAGACTTGCCAAGATACCAATAATTAGAAATGAATTATGAATAAATTCTGACACAGTAAGATCTTTCTATAAGAAAAAAGCCCACTTAAATAAGCGGGCTTTTTAGAATCTTGGCTCTCCCACCTGGGCTCGAACCAGGGACCTGCGGATTAACAGTCCGTCGCTCTACCGACTGAGCTATGGGAGAATCTTTGGGCTATTCTATGGAGGAAGAGATAAATGGTCAAGTGGAAACAGCTAAAAAATCATTAGATTTAAAGCGTTTGTTTTAAAAATATTCAGTAAGTGAATCTTGGCGAACAATAAGACCCATCAATAGGAATAACTTGGATATATTCTTGGCGTAATAAAAAAAGCCCACTTAAATAAGCGGGCTTTTTAGAATCTTGGCTCTCCCACCTGGGCTCGAACCAGGGACCTGCGGATTAACAGTCCGTCGCTCTACCGACTGAGCTATGGGAGAATCTGTGGGCTATTCTATGGAGGAAGAGATAAATGGTCAAGTGGAAACAGCTAAAAAATCATTAGATTTAAAGCGTTTGTTTTAAAAATATTCAGTAAGTGAATCTTGGCGAACAATAAGACCCATCAATAGGAATAACTTGGATATATTCTTGGCGTAATAAAAAAAGCCCACTTAAATAAGCGGGCTTTTTAGAATCTTGGCTCTCCCACCTGGGCTCGAACCAGGGACCTGCGGATTAACAGTCCGTCGCTCTACCGACTGAGCTATGGGAGAATCTGTGGGCCATTCTACGGATCAATTATATAGGCGTCAATTAAATAATTTATAAGAATAAACTGATTGATCTATAAATATTCATTTATAAAATAATGTAATAAAAAATCACCCCGCAGGGTGACTTTTTAAGGCAAGAGAAAGATTATTTCTCAACTCCAGCAGGCTGGCCTGCAAGTTTTGCATTTACATATTCCCAGTTTACCAGGCTTTCAAGGAAAGTAGAGATGTACTTAGGACGTGCATTGCGGTAGTCGATATAATATGCATGCTCCCATACATCAATGGTCAGAATCGCTACTTTACCATGAGCCAATGGCGTATCTGCATTTGAAGTTTTCATGATTGACAGGTTGCCATTTACTTCATCAGCCACTAACCAAGCCCAACCTGAACCAAACTGTGTAGTAGCCGCAGTTGCGAATTCTTCAGCAAATTTTTCATAAGAACCGAAAGCTGCATCAATTTTCTCAGCAACAGGACCAGTAGCTTTACCGCCACCATTTTTAGTCATACAGTTCCAGTAGAATGTATGATTCCATACTTGGGCTGCATTGTTAAAAATACCTGCTTTAGATGCATCACCCGCAGTTGCTTTGATGATGTCGTCCAGCTCTTTACCTTCGAGGTCAGTACCTTCGATTGCTTTAACCAGATTCACCACATAAGTGTTGTGATGTTTGTCATGGTGGAATTCTAAAGTTTCTTTACTAATGTGCGGCTCAAGCGCATCGTAGTCATAAGGAAGAGGAGGTAAAGTAATGGTTGTCATGTTCTAATTCCTTGCATTTGCTGGGTTATACAATTAAGTGCCTCTATTGTAATTGATTATCTGCATGGTAGGCCACGCTTTTTAAATAACAATACATAATAAAGGCCGAATTTATAAACTTGTAAACAATTCCAATCGTAACATAAGGTTTAAACCGGATTGTTCAGTTCATGATAATGATATTCGAGGGCAAACTGTTCAGCCAGTGCTTGACCTAAGCGTTGTACACCATAACGTTCAGTCGCATGGTGCCCACAGGCATAGTAATGCACATCTAGTTCCTGAGCCTCATAATAAGTTCGCTCACTAACCTCACCGGAAATATAAGCATCACAACCCTGGACAGCTGCTTTAGTAATGAAATCCTGAGCAGCTCCAGTACAAAAACCTATTTTTTGCACAGATAACTTTTCCGCAGGTAGATGAAGTACCTGGGTGTTTAAACGTTCTGCCAGATAATTTCTAAATGCTTCCGGACTTAATGCTTCTGGTAAATAACCAATGTTACCCACCGGATGCCGTTCAGATGGATCAAGTGCTTCAAGATGCTCAAGGCCAAGTAAATCAGAAATGGCAGCATTATTACCCAATGTTGGGTGCGAATCTAAAGGTAAATGAAAAGCGACAAGAGAGATGTTATTCTGTATTAAAGTTTTAATACGTTTGCCGCGCATACCGGTAATCGGATAGGGTTCGCCTTTCCAGAAATAACCATGATGAACCAATAACAGATCTGCTTTTTGTGCAATCGCCGCATCAATAGCTTCTTGTGATGCAGTAACTGCACACAAAATTTTATTTACTTCCTGCGAGCCTTCAATTTGCAAACCGTTCGGCGCATAGTCACGAAATTCGGAAGTTTTCAATGTCTGATCACACCATTGAAGAATATCAGTCAACCTGGCCATGATTTACCTTAATAATTAAACTGGACAATGGGATATAGAAACATATTTTATCTTGTAACTAAAGCCAGACAAAACTTTAGTGTGTTTTAAAGCGTATATTTTGTATTTGTATTACAATCACCTAGATCTATTACGCATTAACAAATCAAAAGAATCTAGAGGATAATAACGTGCGCCGAACCTTTGCCTGGTTACCTTGGGTACTGCTGGTCATTGTGATTATCAGTTTTATTGGCTGGCAGAAATTCCATCAGCCCAAAGCGCCAGTCGCTGCTGATGGCGTAAAAATGCCTGCTGAAAAAGTTGAACCTTTAATTGATACCTCCCGTTCTGGAGGAGTAGTCTC harbors:
- a CDS encoding DUF2726 domain-containing protein gives rise to the protein MSEFIHNSFLIIGILASLGLVYLSLQQYLTSKKQFLAKPVITAFEKRMFIRLKEVLPQQHILAQVAFSALITSDDYKIRQKFNRKVTDFVVLNTQFEVIAIIELDDPTHLYKEEEDRQRDTMLKEAGYRIIRYTEIPTIRQLQKDIL
- a CDS encoding superoxide dismutase, with translation MTTITLPPLPYDYDALEPHISKETLEFHHDKHHNTYVVNLVKAIEGTDLEGKELDDIIKATAGDASKAGIFNNAAQVWNHTFYWNCMTKNGGGKATGPVAEKIDAAFGSYEKFAEEFATAATTQFGSGWAWLVADEVNGNLSIMKTSNADTPLAHGKVAILTIDVWEHAYYIDYRNARPKYISTFLESLVNWEYVNAKLAGQPAGVEK
- a CDS encoding Nif3-like dinuclear metal center hexameric protein; this encodes MARLTDILQWCDQTLKTSEFRDYAPNGLQIEGSQEVNKILCAVTASQEAIDAAIAQKADLLLVHHGYFWKGEPYPITGMRGKRIKTLIQNNISLVAFHLPLDSHPTLGNNAAISDLLGLEHLEALDPSERHPVGNIGYLPEALSPEAFRNYLAERLNTQVLHLPAEKLSVQKIGFCTGAAQDFITKAAVQGCDAYISGEVSERTYYEAQELDVHYYACGHHATERYGVQRLGQALAEQFALEYHYHELNNPV